One segment of Drosophila ananassae strain 14024-0371.13 chromosome 3R, ASM1763931v2, whole genome shotgun sequence DNA contains the following:
- the LOC6497296 gene encoding probable splicing factor, arginine/serine-rich 6, protein MSRHPSDRKVYVGDLGNNARKNDLEYVFGAYGSLRSVWIARNPPGFAFVEFESARDAADAVRGLDGRTVCGRRARVELSTGKYARSGGGGGGGGGGGGGGGGGRDRGGGGGGRGDDKCYECGGRGHFARHCRDRKARQRRRSNSFSRSRSTSRRRRTRSKSGTRSRSRSAGSAGRRSGRSNGREENGSVTRYSDHERNGSGAVESPPPPKRRYDDDDDDRVRASRSRSRSRSASPAARRGSPPRRRGDSSASRSPFRD, encoded by the exons ATGTCGCGGCATCCCAGCGATAGAAAGGTTTATGTCGGAGACCTGGGCAACAATGCCCGCAAGAACGACCTGGAGTATGTGTTTGGGGCCTATGGAAGTCTTCGAAGTGTCTGGATCGCTCGCAACCCACCGGGCTTCGCCTTTGTAGAGTTTGAGAGCGCCAGGGACGCGGCGGACGCCGTGCGTGGATTGGATGGCCGGACTGTGTGCGGACGCAGGGCTCGTGTGGAGCTGTCCACGGGCAAATACGCCAGATCCGGCGGAGGCGGTggtggcggaggaggaggtggcggcggtggaggaggaggacgcgACCGTGGTGGCGGCGGTGGAGGAAGGGGCGACGATAAGTGCTACGAGTGTGGCGGACGCGGACACTTTGCACGCCATTGCCGTGATCGGAAGGCCAGGCAGCGACGCAG AAGCAACTCGTTCAGCAGATCACGCAGTACATCCCGTCGCCGACGCACTCGCTCCAAATCCGGTACCCGTTCACGCAGCCGTTCTGCTGGATCCGCCGGCCGCCGCTCTGGACGATCAAATGGACGCGAGGAGAATGGATCGGTGACCCGATACAGTGACCATGAGCGCAACGGTAGCGGAGCTGTGGAATCACCGCCACCACCGAAGAGGCGCTatgacgacgatgatgatgaccGCGTTAGGGCTTCACGTTCAAGATCCCGATCTAGGTCGGCGTCACCGGCAGCGCGTCGTGGATCGCCGCCCAGGCGCCGTGGCGATTCGTCCGCCTCGCGATCACCGTTCAGGGACTAG
- the LOC6497294 gene encoding nucleolar protein 58, producing MFVLYETPAGYAIFKLLDEKKLEQVDNLYLEFETPEKANKLLKLKHFEKFNDTTEALAAATAAVEGKVAKPLKKTLKKLLVDEVQSQLLVADAKLGTAIKDKLSVQCVYNTGVQELMRCIRQQADSLLGGLPKREMTAMALGLAHSLSRYKLKFSPDKIDTMIVQAQCLLDDLDKELNNYMMRAREWYGWHFPELGKIITDNIAFVKTIKLVGTRDQMSTADLSDILPEDVEEKVKEAAEISMGTEISEEDVLNIQCLCDEIISINDYRSHLYDYLKARMMAMAPNLTVLVGDTVGARLIAHAGSLINLAKHPSSTVQILGAEKALFRALKTKKDTPKYGLIYHAQLVGQASQKNKGKMSRSLAAKASLATRVDAFGEEATFELGAAHKVKLESRLRLLEEGNLRKLSGTGKAKAKFEKYQAKSEVFTYQPEADNTLNVKKRKHSESEPQTPVKKEVKEEAAEVEEAEIKSEKKKKKKKKQKDEEAPEEAAAPEPVDEPTPAKKKKKSKQQE from the exons ATGTTTGTTCTATACGAAACGCCGGCGGGCTACGCCATTTTCAAGTTGCTGGACGAAAAGAAACTGGAGCAGGTAGACAATCTGTACCTGGAATTTGAGACTCCGGAGAAGGCCAACAAATTGCTGAAACTGAAGCACTTTGAGAAATTCAACGACACCACAGAGGCGCTGGCAGCTGCCACGGCAGCGGTGGAGGGTAAGGTGGCGAAGCCGCTGAAAAAAACTCTGAAAAAGTTGCTCGTCGATGAGGTGCAGTCCCAGTTGCTGGTGGCTGACGCCAAGCTTGGCACCGCCATCAAGGACAAGCTGTCTGTGCAGTGCGTCTACAACACAGGTGTGCAGGAGCTGATGCGCTGTATTCGCCAGCAGGCGGACAGTCTGCTGGGCGGTCTGCCCAAACGCGAAATGACCGCCATGGCCCTGGGTCTGGCGCACTCGCTGTCGCGCTACAAGTTGAAGTTCTCGCCGGACAAAATCGACACCATGATCGTGCAGGCCCAGTGTCTGCTGGATGACCTGGACAAGGAGCTCAACAACTACATGATGAGGGCACGCGAGTGGTACGGCTGGCATTTCCCCGAACTGGGAAAGATCATCACCGACAACATTGCCTTCGTGAAGACCATTAAACTGGTGGGAACCAGGGACCAGATGTCTACTGCCGATCTGTCGGACATTCTGCCGGAAGATGTGGAGGAGAAGGTGAAGGAGGCGGCCGAGATATCGATGGGAACTGAAATCTCTGAGGAGGATGTGCTGAACATCCAGTGTCTGTGCGATGAAATCATTTCCATCAACGACTACCGCAGCCATCTCTACGACTACCTCAAGGCCAGGATGATGGCCATGGCTCCCAATCTCACCGTTCTTGTCGGAGATACGGTGGGAGCACGATTGATTGCCCACGCTGGTTCGCTGATCAACCTGGCCAAGCATCCCTCGTCGACAGTACAAATTCTTGGCGCCGAGAAGGCCCTCTTCCGCGCCCTGAAGACCAAGAAGGACACACCGAAATACGGTCTTATCTACCACGCCCAGCTGGTGGGTCAGGCTAGCCAGAAGAACAAGGGAAAAATGTCTCGTTCACTGGCCGCCAAAGCCTCGCTGGCCACCCGAGTGGATGCCTTCGGTGAGGAGGCCACATTCGAGCTGGGAGCGGCGCACAAGGTGAAGCTAGAGTCCCGGCTGCGACTCCTGGAGGAGGGCAACCTGCGCAAGTTGTCCGGCACCGGCAAGGCCAAGGCGAAGTTCGAGAAGTACCAGGCCAAGAG TGAGGTGTTCACCTACCAACCCGAAGCGGACAACACCTTGAACGTTAAGAAACGAAAGCACTCGGAGTCCGAGCCACAGACTCCTGTCAAGAAGGAGGTCAAGGAGGAGGCAGCCGAGGTGGAGGAGGCTGAGATCAAGTccgagaagaagaagaagaaaaagaagaagcagaagGATGAGGAGGCTCCGGAAGAGGCAGCAGCGCCAGAACCCGTAGACGAGCCCACACCAgccaagaaaaagaagaagtcCAAGCAGCAGGAGTAG
- the LOC6497297 gene encoding wee1-like protein kinase isoform X2, translated as MAFRQSEHEMSVTSLDSSVELRSRSPSPQPFNPRKLRFADDDFDKDTPEGASPLPNQPKKKMSIEQGATSTSGNGDVSMSPPCQKVRALRLFSTPATPKTILQKSTTQCSNHLSAAAAAMNASRRSEEPFRLAERPRSLPLHNRNIPAQDTANVNPFTPDSLLAHNKKRCRTQFGRENINLNVSAMQRYLLSDTCDDEAAEEAGDSREIHQQAPKRLALHDTNISRFKREFMQVSVIGVGEFGVVFQCVNRLDGCIYAIKKSKKPVAGSSFEKRALNEVWAHAVLGKHDNVVRYYSAWAEDDHMLIQNEFCDGGSLHARIQDHCLGEAELKIVLMHVIEGLRYIHSNDLVHMDLKPENIFSTKNPNAYKHVEEQSQPNKDDDGMDSVYEELRHSENLVTYKIGDLGHVTSVKEPYVEEGDCRYLPKEILQEDYSNLFKADIFSLGITLFEVAGGGPLPKNGPEWHKLRNGEVPILPSLSRDFNELIAQMMHPDPEKRPTSQSIFSHPILSAVDSKSKLQLGLELTVERRKNEILMNKLREAKKQIKLLEQRVNNNPDNLDGQRCLRSFTRRMRTPFSSHGNFENLADRNKNVITNI; from the exons ATGGCATTCCGCCAGTCGGAACACGAGATGAGCGTCACTTCGCTGGATTCTAGCGTCGAGCTGCGATCGCGGTCTCCATCGCCTCAGCCCTTCAATCCGCGAAAGCTACGCTTCGCCGACGATGATTTTGACAAGGACACGCCAGAGGGGGCGAGTCCGCTGCCAAACCAACCAAAGAAAAAGATGTCCATTGAGCAGGGAGCCACTAGTACCTCTGGGAATGGGGATGTTTCCATGTCGCCGCCGTGCCAGAAGGTGCGTGCTCTACGCCTCTTCAGCACCCCCGCCACTCCGAAAACGATACTTCAAAAGTCCACCACCCAGTGCAGCAATCATCTCTCGGCAGCCGCAGCTGCCATGAATGCATCCCGGCGCAGTGAGGAGCCCTTCCGCCTGGCGGAGCGCCCACGATCCTTGCCGCTGCACAACCGCAACATTCCCGCCCAGGACACGGCCAATGTTAATCCCTTTACCCCAGACA GTCTCTTGGCTCACAACAAGAAGCGGTGTCGCACCCAATTTGGACGAGAGAACATCAACCTGAATGTGAGTGCCATGCAGAGGTACTTGCTCAGCGACACCTGCGACGACGAGGCCGCAGAGGAGGCGGGCGACTCCCGGGAGATCCATCAGCAGGCGCCCAAGCGGCTGGCTCTGCACGACACCAACATCAGTCGCTTCAAGCGCGAGTTCATGCAGGTCAGTGTGATCGGAGTGGGGGAATTCGGTGTGGTGTTCCAATGTGTCAACCGGCTGGACGGATGCATCTATGCGATCAAGAAGAGCAAGAAGCCGGTGGCAGGCAGCTCTTTCGA AAAAAGAGCCCTAAACGAGGTGTGGGCCCATGCCGTATTGGGAAAACATGATAACGTAGTTAGATACTACTCAGCTTGGGCGGAGGACGACCATATGCTGATCCAGAATGAGTTCTGCGATGGGGGCAGCTTGCATGCGCGCATCCAAGACCACTGCTTGGGGGAGGCCGAACTGAAGATTGTGCTGATGCATGTTATCGAGGGCCTGCGCTACATCCACTCCAACGATCTGGTGCACATGGACCTCAAGCCGGAGAACATCTTCTCGACAAAGAACCCCAATGCCTACAAGCATGTCGAAGAGCAGTCGCAGCCAAACAAAGACGACGACGGCATGGACAGTGTTTACGAGGAGCTGCGACATTCAGAGAACTTGGTCACGTACAAGATCGGCGACCTTGGCCACGTGACATCAGTTAAGGAGCCGTACGTAGAGGAGGGCGACTGCCGCTACTTGCCCAAGGAGATACTGCAGGAGGACTACTCGAATCTCTTCAAGGCGGATATCTTTTCGCTTGGCATCACGCTCTTCGAGGTGGCTGGCGGTGGGCCGCTGCCGAAGAACGGTCCAGAATGGCACAAACTACGCAACGGCGAGGTGCCCATTCTGCCCAGCTTAAGCCGGGATTTCAATGAGCTAATAGCCCAGATGATGCACCCCGATCCAGAGAAGAGACCAACATCGCAGTCCATTTTCAGTCATCC AATTTTGAGCGCCGTTGACTCCAAGAGCAAGCTGCAGCTCGGCCTGGAGCTGACAGTGGAAAGACGGAAGAACGAGATTCTGATGAATAAGCTGCGAGAggccaaaaaacaaatcaaattaCTCGAACAAAGGG TTAACAATAATCCGGACAACCTGGATGGCCAGCGATGCCTACGCTCCTTCACCAGACGCATGCGAACGCCCTTTTCTAGCCACGGAAACTTTGAAAACTTGGCCGATCGCAACAAGAATGTTATCACCAATATCTGA
- the LOC6497297 gene encoding wee1-like protein kinase isoform X1, whose product MAFRQSEHEMSVTSLDSSVELRSRSPSPQPFNPRKLRFADDDFDKDTPEGASPLPNQPKKKMSIEQGATSTSGNGDVSMSPPCQKVRALRLFSTPATPKTILQKSTTQCSNHLSAAAAAMNASRRSEEPFRLAERPRSLPLHNRNIPAQDTANVNPFTPDSLLAHNKKRCRTQFGRENINLNVSAMQRYLLSDTCDDEAAEEAGDSREIHQQAPKRLALHDTNISRFKREFMQVSVIGVGEFGVVFQCVNRLDGCIYAIKKSKKPVAGSSFEKRALNEVWAHAVLGKHDNVVRYYSAWAEDDHMLIQNEFCDGGSLHARIQDHCLGEAELKIVLMHVIEGLRYIHSNDLVHMDLKPENIFSTKNPNAYKHVEEQSQPNKDDDGMDSVYEELRHSENLVTYKIGDLGHVTSVKEPYVEEGDCRYLPKEILQEDYSNLFKADIFSLGITLFEVAGGGPLPKNGPEWHKLRNGEVPILPSLSRDFNELIAQMMHPDPEKRPTSQSIFSHPILSAVDSKSKLQLGLELTVERRKNEILMNKLREAKKQIKLLEQRVNILAVNNNPDNLDGQRCLRSFTRRMRTPFSSHGNFENLADRNKNVITNI is encoded by the exons ATGGCATTCCGCCAGTCGGAACACGAGATGAGCGTCACTTCGCTGGATTCTAGCGTCGAGCTGCGATCGCGGTCTCCATCGCCTCAGCCCTTCAATCCGCGAAAGCTACGCTTCGCCGACGATGATTTTGACAAGGACACGCCAGAGGGGGCGAGTCCGCTGCCAAACCAACCAAAGAAAAAGATGTCCATTGAGCAGGGAGCCACTAGTACCTCTGGGAATGGGGATGTTTCCATGTCGCCGCCGTGCCAGAAGGTGCGTGCTCTACGCCTCTTCAGCACCCCCGCCACTCCGAAAACGATACTTCAAAAGTCCACCACCCAGTGCAGCAATCATCTCTCGGCAGCCGCAGCTGCCATGAATGCATCCCGGCGCAGTGAGGAGCCCTTCCGCCTGGCGGAGCGCCCACGATCCTTGCCGCTGCACAACCGCAACATTCCCGCCCAGGACACGGCCAATGTTAATCCCTTTACCCCAGACA GTCTCTTGGCTCACAACAAGAAGCGGTGTCGCACCCAATTTGGACGAGAGAACATCAACCTGAATGTGAGTGCCATGCAGAGGTACTTGCTCAGCGACACCTGCGACGACGAGGCCGCAGAGGAGGCGGGCGACTCCCGGGAGATCCATCAGCAGGCGCCCAAGCGGCTGGCTCTGCACGACACCAACATCAGTCGCTTCAAGCGCGAGTTCATGCAGGTCAGTGTGATCGGAGTGGGGGAATTCGGTGTGGTGTTCCAATGTGTCAACCGGCTGGACGGATGCATCTATGCGATCAAGAAGAGCAAGAAGCCGGTGGCAGGCAGCTCTTTCGA AAAAAGAGCCCTAAACGAGGTGTGGGCCCATGCCGTATTGGGAAAACATGATAACGTAGTTAGATACTACTCAGCTTGGGCGGAGGACGACCATATGCTGATCCAGAATGAGTTCTGCGATGGGGGCAGCTTGCATGCGCGCATCCAAGACCACTGCTTGGGGGAGGCCGAACTGAAGATTGTGCTGATGCATGTTATCGAGGGCCTGCGCTACATCCACTCCAACGATCTGGTGCACATGGACCTCAAGCCGGAGAACATCTTCTCGACAAAGAACCCCAATGCCTACAAGCATGTCGAAGAGCAGTCGCAGCCAAACAAAGACGACGACGGCATGGACAGTGTTTACGAGGAGCTGCGACATTCAGAGAACTTGGTCACGTACAAGATCGGCGACCTTGGCCACGTGACATCAGTTAAGGAGCCGTACGTAGAGGAGGGCGACTGCCGCTACTTGCCCAAGGAGATACTGCAGGAGGACTACTCGAATCTCTTCAAGGCGGATATCTTTTCGCTTGGCATCACGCTCTTCGAGGTGGCTGGCGGTGGGCCGCTGCCGAAGAACGGTCCAGAATGGCACAAACTACGCAACGGCGAGGTGCCCATTCTGCCCAGCTTAAGCCGGGATTTCAATGAGCTAATAGCCCAGATGATGCACCCCGATCCAGAGAAGAGACCAACATCGCAGTCCATTTTCAGTCATCC AATTTTGAGCGCCGTTGACTCCAAGAGCAAGCTGCAGCTCGGCCTGGAGCTGACAGTGGAAAGACGGAAGAACGAGATTCTGATGAATAAGCTGCGAGAggccaaaaaacaaatcaaattaCTCGAACAAAGGG TTAATATTCTTGCAGTTAACAATAATCCGGACAACCTGGATGGCCAGCGATGCCTACGCTCCTTCACCAGACGCATGCGAACGCCCTTTTCTAGCCACGGAAACTTTGAAAACTTGGCCGATCGCAACAAGAATGTTATCACCAATATCTGA
- the LOC6498242 gene encoding 5'-3' exoribonuclease 2 homolog: MGVPAFFRWLSRKYPSVIIECNENKQVDPDTGRNIYEDATLPNPNGVEFDNLYLDMNGIIHPCTHPEDKPAPKNEDEMMVAIFDCIDRLFGIVRPRKLLYMAIDGVAPRAKMNQQRSRRFRAAKETTEKRLEIARLREELMSRGCKLPPEKEKGEHFDSNCITPGTPFMDRLSKCLHYYVHDRLNNNPAWKGVKVILSDANVPGEGEHKIMDYIRKQRAQPDHDPNTQHVLCGADADLIMLGLATHEPNFTIIREEFLPNKPRPCDICNQFGHEMEKCNGLGATTGANFKPDVPIGAEVKFIFVRLSVLREYLKQTLVMPNLPFEYSFERALDDWVFMCFFVGNDFLPHLPSLEIREGAVDRLVELYKKCVYKTRGYLTDSGDVNLDRVQLIMTDLGNAEDQIFKNRQRREQQFKARDKARRRQERNQDHRSLDQSVFGANAVGAGNQPGNIGNYKEAAAALRLGKRSGAQAGLEDDEEEEEEDNDEVRLWEDGFKDRYYESKFDVAPGNLQFRYAVALQYVRGLCWVLKYYYQGCASWNWYFPYHYAPFASDFVNIQGLSTIFEKGTKPFNPLEQLMGVFPAASSSHVPEPWADLMSNPDSPIIDFYPEDFKIDLNGKKFAWQGVALLPFVDEKRLFKALVPYYDQLTSEEVKRNKRGDNYLYITNSSPHFKKVKRITEKSDDDECNAISFSGMRGTLAKSELNTAISGCLRSPISGLPDITDNQIITTLFKDPEYDEDFIFEAKRLPEAVDPPKVLPPDEGKKHGPVIGFNSHLIRAYIPDSGHRMLNAGMRNQGGGGGYGHGQGGGGGGGGYGQGGGGGGNQGQGYQNNSRNYNYNYNNSYNNQQGGSQQNYQGNYQNRQQYGQNQRYQQDNNQHQQRNYNNYNNGRTNNYQQQQGGNRQQYQNYRRF; this comes from the coding sequence ATGGGAGTACCAGCATTCTTTCGGTGGCTTAGCCGGAAGTATCCGAGCGTGATCATCGAGTGCAATGAGAACAAGCAGGTGGACCCTGACACCGGCCGGAATATTTACGAGGACGCCACCCTCCCGAATCCCAATGGGGTGGAGTTTGACAACCTCTACCTGGATATGAACGGTATTATACACCCGTGTACCCATCCAGAGGACAAGCCGGCCCCCAAAAACGAGGACGAGATGATGGTAGCTATCTTTGATTGCATCGACCGTCTCTTCGGCATTGTCCGTCCCAGGAAGCTGCTCTACATGGCCATCGATGGAGTGGCGCCTCGGGCCAAGATGAACCAGCAGCGTTCGCGTCGATTCCGAGCTGCCAAGGAGACCACTGAGAAGAGGTTGGAGATTGCTCGATTGCGGGAGGAGCTAATGAGCCGCGGCTGCAAGTTGCCGCCCGAGAAGGAGAAGGGCGAGCACTTCGACTCCAACTGCATCACGCCCGGCACTCCGTTCATGGACCGGCTCAGCAAGTGCCTTCACTACTATGTCCACGACCGGTTGAACAACAACCCGGCCTGGAAGGGTGTCAAGGTGATACTTTCGGATGCGAATGTGCCCGGCGAGGGTGAGCACAAGATCATGGACTACATAAGGAAGCAGCGGGCTCAGCCGGACCACGATCCCAACACGCAACATGTGCTGTGCGGCGCCGATGCGGATCTCATCATGTTGGGGCTTGCTACCCACGAGCCCAACTTCACCATTATCCGGGAGGAGTTCCTTCCGAACAAGCCCCGGCCCTGTGACATCTGCAACCAGTTCGGGCACGAGATGGAGAAGTGCAACGGACTGGGAGCCACGACAGGAGCCAACTTTAAACCGGATGTCCCCATTGGTGCCGAAGTGAAGTTCATCTTTGTGCGACTGAGCGTACTGAGGGAGTACCTGAAGCAGACGCTGGTGATGCCGAACCTGCCGTTCGAATACAGCTTCGAGCGAGCTCTGGACGATTGGGTATTCATGTGCTTCTTTGTGGGTAACGACTTTTTACCGCATCTGCCCAGTCTGGAAATCCGCGAGGGAGCTGTCGACCGCTTAGTGGAGCTATACAAGAAGTGCGTCTACAAGACAAGGGGTTACCTTACCGACTCTGGCGACGTCAATCTCGACCGGGTCCAGCTGATAATGACGGATTTGGGCAACGCCGAAGACCAGATTTTCAAGAACCGACAACGGCGCGAGCAGCAGTTCAAAGCCAGGGACAAGGCACGTCGTCGTCAGGAGAGGAACCAAGACCACCGGTCCTTGGATCAATCGGTTTTCGGAGCCAACGCCGTGGGAGCCGGAAACCAGCCAGGAAACATTGGCAACTACAAAGAGGCAGCTGCTGCCCTTCGACTCGGAAAACGATCGGGTGCCCAGGCGGGACTggaggacgacgaggaggaggaggaggaagacaACGATGAGGTGCGGCTGTGGGAGGACGGATTCAAGGATCGCTACTATGAGTCCAAGTTTGATGTGGCACCCGGAAATCTGCAGTTCCGCTACGCCGTAGCTCTGCAGTACGTCAGAGGACTGTGCTGGGTGCTGAAGTACTACTACCAGGGCTGCGCTTCCTGGAACTGGTACTTCCCATACCACTATGCTCCGTTTGCATCTGATTTCGTGAATATTCAGGGACTGTCCACAATTTTCGAAAAAGGCACAAAGCCTTTCAATCCGTTAGAGCAGCTCATGGGCGTCTTTCCAGCTGCCAGTAGCTCCCATGTACCCGAGCCGTGGGCAGATCTCATGTCCAACCCGGACTCCCCGATTATCGACTTTTATCCGGAGGATTTTAAGATCGACTTGAACGGAAAGAAGTTCGCCTGGCAGGGAGTGGCCTTGCTGCCGTTTGTGGACGAGAAGCGGCTCTTCAAGGCCCTGGTTCCATACTACGATCAACTGACTAGCGAGGAGGTTAAACGCAACAAGCGGGGCGACAACTACTTGTACATCACCAACTCGAGTCCGCACTTCAAGAAGGTGAAACGTATAACCGAGAAAAGCGACGACGATGAGTGCAATGCCATATCCTTTAGCGGGATGCGGGGAACACTGGCCAAATCGGAGCTAAACACTGCCATAAGTGGGTGCCTTAGGTCACCGATTTCCGGTCTTCCGGACATCACAGACAACCAAATTATAACCACACTTTTCAAGGATCCAGAGTACGATGAGGACTTCATATTTGAGGCGAAGAGACTGCCGGAAGCAGTGGATCCACCAAAGGTACTGCCACCAGATGAGGGCAAGAAGCATGGCCCGGTTATCGGTTTTAATAGCCACCTGATTAGGGCTTACATTCCGGACAGTGGACACCGCATGTTGAATGCCGGAATGCGCAATCAAGGCGGCGGGGGAGGGTACGGCCACGGACAgggaggcggcggcggcggtggcggctaCGGACagggcggtggtggtggtggaaaCCAAGGACAAGGCTATCAGAACAATAGCCGCAACTATAATTACAATTACAATAATAGTTACAACAACCAGCAAGGCGGGAGCCAACAGAACTATCAGGGTAACTACCAAAATCGCCAGCAATACGGTCAGAACCAGAGATACCAACAGGACAAcaaccagcaccagcagcgcaactacaacaactacaataATGGCAGGACAAACAACTATCAACAGCAACAGGGCGGCAATCGACAACAATACCAGAACTACAGAAGGTTTTAA
- the LOC6497298 gene encoding DNA-directed RNA polymerase I subunit RPA43, with protein sequence MAKILQKYVKFSTKELEKYASNSGSCVRCINTDMHLAMGPYGMDSFKQALYELLIRTKVGIYDSKLDGICLGIKNIKMLGHTASLRADDPTMHLLINADFYVFRPETGAILDGVVRLISKHQVSVVIYRVFNTTIRFTNKKESREGITMDQEIKFRIKNFDISNVMPYIEGELIVEEDEGAQKQNRSTKFASPPPEVIDVKEENDEEMLDGLLSVLKQEPDFVPKEEKDEEKKEKTKKKSSGKRKKTENGETKKAKKSKKAIKDEPV encoded by the exons ATGGCCAAAATATTACAGAAATATGTCAAGTTTTCGACCAAGGAGCTGGAGAAGTATGCCTCCAACTCAGGATCTTGCGTACGATGCATCAACACAGACATGCACCTGGCAATGGGCCCGTATGGGATGGACAGTTTCAAGCAAGCGCTCTATGAACTCCTCATCCGTACCAAGGTGGGAATCTACGATTCCAAGCTTGACGGTATTTGTCTGGGTATCAAGAACATTAAGATGCTAGGTCACACAGCTTCCCTGCGAGCAGATGACCCCACCATGCACCTGCTCATAAATGCCGACTTCTATGTCTTCCGGCCGGAGACGGGGGCCATTCTGGACGGAGTAGTGCGTCTCATTTCGAAGCACCAGGTCAGCGTTGTCATCTATCGCGTCTTCAACACCACCATCCGCTTCACAAACAAAAAGGAGAGCCGAGAAGGCATTACCATGGACCAGGAGATTAAGTTTCGCATTAAGAACTTTGACATAAGCAATGTGATGCCCTATATCGAGGGTGAACTTATTGTGGAGGAGGACGAAGGAGCACAG AAACAGAACCGTTCCACCAAATTTGCCAGCCCCCCGCCGGAGGTAATAGATGTGAAGGAGGAGAACGACGAGGAGATGTTGGATGGCCTGCTGAGTGTTTTAAAGCAGGAGCCTGACTTTGTGCCAAAGGAGGAGAAGGATGAGGAGAAGAAggaaaaaaccaaaaagaaatcCTCGGGCAAAcgtaaaaaaactgaaaatggTGAAAcgaaaaaagcgaaaaaatcgaagaaagCAATAAAAGATGAGCCagtgtaa